Proteins encoded together in one Miscanthus floridulus cultivar M001 chromosome 16, ASM1932011v1, whole genome shotgun sequence window:
- the LOC136511493 gene encoding tetraspanin-3 encodes MLRGGTSVLGIINFITFLISIPILGGGIWLASQANSTDCIRFLQWPIIVVGLVLMVISLMGFAGACYRQTWLLRLYLFAMFFVVLALLFFIVFAFAVTDRGDGQVVMNRRFPEYQLSDYSGWLRDRVADPQYWATISACLRDGHACAGMRRLARDPNTGMLVPETPAMFYGRNLSPIESGCCKPPTSCAFTYMNETYWTQNPGVPTVINDPDCSRWSNDQQMLCFQCDSCKAGVLAGIKKSWRKVAILNIVVLIILVIVYVAGCAAFRNAKRIENDEPIGMAQMTKSHPSRFQF; translated from the exons ATGCTGCGCGGGGGCACGAGCGTGCTGGGGATCATCAACTTCATCACCTTCCTGATCTCGATCCCGATCCTGGGCGGCGGCATCTGGCTGGCGTCGCAGGCCAACTCCACGGACTGCATCCGCTTCCTGCAGTGGCCCATCATCGTCGTGGGGCTCGTCCTCATGGTCATCTCCCTCATGGGCTTCGCCGGCGCCTGCTACCGCCAGACCTGGCTCCTCCGCCTCTACCTCTTCGCCATGTTCTTCGTCGTCCTCGCCCtgctcttcttcatcgtcttcgcCTTCGCCGTCACCGACCGCGGCGACGGCCAGGTCGTCATGAACCGCCGCTTCCCCGAGTACCAGCTCTCCGACTACAGCGGCTGGCTCCGCGACCGCGTCGCCGACCCGCAGTACTGGGCCACCATCAGCGCCTGCCTCCGCGACGGCCACGCCTGCGCCGGCATGCGGCGCCTCGCGCGGGACCCCAACACCGGTATGCTCGTGCCGGAGACGCCCGCCATGTTCTACGGCCGCAACCTCTCCCCGATTGAG TCTGGATGCTGCAAGCCACCAACATCATGTGCATTCACCTATATGAACGAGACGTACTGGACACAAAACCCTGGTGTGCCGACTGTGATCAATGACCCTGACTGCAGCAGGTGGAGCAACGACCAGCAGATGCTGTGCTTCCAGTGCGACTCGTGCAAGGCTGGTGTCCTCGCAGGCATCAAGAAGAGCTGGCGCAAGGTGGCCATCCTGAACATCGTGGTGTTGATCATCCTTGTGATTGTCTATGTCGCGGGCTGTGCCGCATTCCGCAATGCCAAGAGGATCGAGAATGATGAGCCGATCGGCATGGCGCAGATGACCAAGTCCCATCCAAGCAGGTTCCAGTTCTAG
- the LOC136514155 gene encoding LOB domain-containing protein 1-like: MDCSNDTAVCAGAVAVAAAAAPSPPSSPQPAAVVLSPCAACKILRRRCVDRCVLAPYFPPTEPHKFATAHRVFGASNIIKLLQELPEEHRADAVSSMVYEAAARIRDPVYGCAGAICQLQKQVNDLKAQLARAHAELAVARAQHAHLLALLCVEVATASPPSYCGAADYSSSSHQLAIVSNPMMAADALYVVDGAGATLQMQASPVSWADDALWT; this comes from the exons ATGGACTGCTCCAACGACACGGCCGTCTGCGCCggcgccgtggccgtggccgcggccgcggcgccgTCACCTCCGTCGTCGCCACAGCCGGCGGCGGTGGTGCTGAGCCCGTGCGCCGCGTGCAAGATCCTCCGCCGCCGCTGCGTCGACCGCTGCGTGCTGGCGCCCTACTTCCCGCCCACCGAGCCGCACAAGTTCGCCACCGCGCACCGGGTCTTCGGCGCCAGCAACATCATCAAGCTCCTCCAG GAGCTGCCGGAGGAGCACCGTGCCGACGCGGTGAGCAGCATGGTGTACGAGGCGGCGGCACGCATCCGGGACCCGGTCTACGGCTGCGCCGGCGCCATCTGCCAGCTGCAGAAGCAGGTCAACGACCTCAAGGCGCAGCTGGCGCGCGCCCACGCCGAGCTCGCCGTTGCCCGCGCCCAGCACGCGCACCTCCTCGCGCTCCTCTGCGTCGAGGTCGCCACCGCCTCGCCGCCGTCCTACTGCGGCGCCGCcgactactcctcctcctctcatCAGCTAGCGATCGTCTCCAACCCCATGATGGCCGCCGACGCGCTCTACGTCGTCGACGGCGCCGGTGCCACCTTGCAGATGCAGGCCAGCCCCGTCAGCTGGGCCGACGACGCGCTCTGGACATGA